Genomic DNA from Candidatus Aenigmatarchaeota archaeon:
TTTGATCCCAAATTATACAGTATGAAGGAAGATTGTAAATGTTCTGGAAAAGGTTGCTCAAATTGTCAAGTTACTCTAGTTCTAAAAAAGAAAGGCCCATGCATAGTTTATTCTGGTGATTTGGTATCTTCTGATAAAAATGTAAAACCTGTATTTGATAGAATACCTATTGTTGAGTTAAAGGATGGGCAAGAATTAGAATTTGAGGCAACCGCAGAATTAGGTCGTGGAAAGGATCATGCAAAATGGCAAGGGGCTATTGTTGGTTATGAGGCCTCTGAAAAGAAATATAAGTTCTATGTGGAAACTGCCTGTGGCTTAAAGGCAGAAGATATAGTAAAAATTAGTTTTGAGGTCCTGAAAAATAAATTGAATGAATTCACAGAAGATTTAACAAAGTTAAAATAACCAATCCTATAATATTTAATCAAGCAGGGGTTGCCAAGTCTGGTCAAAGGCGCAGGATTTAAAGATGCGAAACTCAGAATGCGAGACTTAAGAAAGACTTGGGATATCCTGTCTCTTAGTGAGTTCGTGGGTTCAAATCCCACCCCCTGCACTTGGTGTTTTCCTTTCATAAAGGATAAATAATTTAATAAAGAAACTTTTTTATGGAATTATCATCCCCCAAAAAAATATTCTTGATCCTTATTTGTATAATTATTGGTTAGTCTGGGATGATTCCTTTTTCTGGAGGACCTAGTTGCAGTTTCTGTGATTTTTGGTTTTTGATCAATAAAAAGGGGGTGATTAAATTTATACTTACACAATACAAGTGCTAGCTGGTTTGGGTTTAGATGTTTTGAAAAGAGCCTTATCAAATTATGGTTTCAGAATTACTAAATCTTGGGAAGATCCGGGCCATAATTTAATGTTTGGGGAAATGGGTGATACTAGAACCACCCTTGATGTATATTTGGAAATAAAAGGACCAATAGAACCATATCAATTAAAAGAGATTTTGTGTAAATTAGAAATTAATCCTAACGGATGGAAAATTTTTGATTTTGATCTTTATATGGATGGAAAGAGAATTTCAAGAAATGATTTTGGATTTCCTAAATATCCATCTTGTTACAATATAACTCCAAATAGATTATTAAGATGACTAATTTATAAAGGAGTTATATCAACTCCACCTCTTCTTTCTTCCTATTTTTCAAATAGAAGCAGACCAAAGATATTGTGAAAACCGGTGTTAAAACAAACCAATTACCAAAAGTAACCAAGAAGTTCACCAAAACTCCAATTATTGGTATCATCAAAACCAAATTATTAATTATTTGCAAAAGTACAACTATTAGAAGATAAACTAAAAACAAGACAAATATTCCAAGATAATTTTTTTTGGAAACATTAAAAGCATTTTTTATTGCTGATGTAGGAGATGCGTCTTCCACAACCATGGATGGAGCAACTAATAGTATGGGTGGGATAAATAGTATAAATAAAATGAAACCCAAGCCAAATGTGAGAATTCCAATTAAAAAAATAATTGGTATAACCAATAAGAAAATTCCGAAAAGTATAAGTACTGTCAGCAACCACCTAAATCCCATCTTCCTTGAAAAAAGAAACATTGTTTTTAGCCTGGTTCTTTTTTTGAGAGATTCATATGCCATTCCATATATACCAATCTGAAAATATGATCTAACCAATATAGCCAAAATTACAAACATCCCAAAAATCAATAAACCTTTCAAGAATGAATAAATAAAACCAGTGGTTTCAAATAAACCTAATATATATTCTTTAAGAACCTCTTCCTCGGTAATATTTAAAACTGTTTCCCAATCCACCCAAGGTTTAAGCGAACTCAGTAGAAATAATAATCCAATAAAAAAAAGCATCAAGGATGGTAGCATTGAAACTATTTCTGCAAGTATAAAACTCCAGAAATTTTTCTTGTAACTTACCCAAGCACGAGATAAATATTCTATCATAAAATCTACTTATATTTTCACGGGAGTATTTTAATAATTTATTAATACAAAATAGATGTGATTGAATGGATTTTGAATCTCTCTCAATTTTTGCATTCTTCTTGTTAATCATCTCAATACTCTTGATTGACAGAAAAAATATAGAGTTTGGTTTAGTTATAATAAGGAGAACAAAGAAGGGCAGGAAATGGATAAAAAAAATTGCAGAGAATAATGAGAAATTTTTCAATATATTTGCAAATATTAGTGTATTCATTGCCATCATTCTCTCAATATTTGGTTTTTTCTACTTGCTAAAAGGAACTGGTGTCAGGCTTCTGTTACCAAAAATAATTCCTGGTGAGGTGAGTGAGGGAGCAAAAAAAGTCGCCTTTTTCATCCCACTTTGGTATTGGGTAATAGGTTTATTTGTAATAATAGTGCCCCATGAACTTTTTCACGGTTTCTTATTTTCTATAGAAAAAATTAGAATAAAATCTACTGGTTTTCTTCTTTTCCTTATTTTTCCAGGGGGTTTTGTGGAACCTGACGAAAAACAATTCAAGAAAAGTTCTCCGAGAAAAAGGATGAGAGTGGCTTCTGTCGGAAGTATCGCCAACATGTGTGTTTCAATTGTTTTTATTCTATTATTGCTTCTTTGGAACTTCATAGGTTCCATGCTGTTTGATGAAAATGGTGTCAATTTTGAAAGGACGATACCAGAAACACCTGCCTATCAGGGAAATCTAACAGGGACAATTTTAGAAATAAATGATAGGCCTATTAAAAACAGCCTTGATCTTTCAATAGTTTTGGGAGAGATAAAACCAGGAGATGTTGTTAGAATAAAAACAACCACAGGGGAATTTGAATTAAAAAGTGTTGAAAATCCGGAAAATTCATCAAAAGGATTTATTGGAATAAGTGGCATCTATACAAATCTTGAGCTGAAAGAAAAATACAACTTTCTAAGTTTTGGGGGAAAATTTCTTGGAGTTTACCTATGGTTCTCTGAACTCTTCCAATGGTTGATAATATTGAGTTTAAGTATAGCTGTGGCAAACTTACTCCCATTTCTACCTTTTGACGGAGGGGTGATGTGGAATGCAATTTTTGAAGAGATTAGCAAGAATAAGGATTTGTCCAGAAAAATGATATTGGTTTTATCGTCAATAACCTATCTTCTAGTATTGTTAAACCTTTTTGGAATAGAAAAAGTAGTAAATTTCATACAATCCTTATTCTAATTAAGATCCTTTTGCGTATATATTCTCTCAACTTTTCTGAAAATAAAATTGTGGATTGGATAGATTTTATTCCCCTGATCTATTATTGACCTTTTAATAGAATCATTCAATAATTTTTGCACAAAATCTTCGATTGTTCCGGATTTTATTTGCTCCTCCAATTTCTTGTCAATAAATTTTCTTAAAGCCAATTCAACTTCTCTTTTTGCCTTCTTGCTTACAATAGTCACCGTTTTTACTCTAATATTGTATCCGTCTTTTGTTGTCAAAACTATATTATTATCTATTCTAAGTATACCATGCCTTATCATTCTTGATATATAATCTCTAAGACATTCTACTTTATGGAAATCTGTGTAAAGTTTGTTGTCTTTTATTTCATTCACCTTAAAACTGAACTTAAAATGGTATTTACTGGGGTCGTTTATTAGGTTCATAGCAGAAACTGAGACAACTCTATTTTTAGCTGTTTCCGGGTCCCCGACAGGCGTCTCACCCAATACTTTATTATCAAAATATTTTGGTGCTATCAAGGAATACCATTCTTTTCCTTTTAATTTCTTTCCCATTCAATCACTTCTGTTGAATCAATAACTTGGCTTTCTCTGGATCATATACCCAATCTTCTGGTAAAACACCTTTTCTAACATAATACTTTCCAAGTCTCCTTATTTTTGATTCCAATAATTCCAAACCTCTTTTTGATGTATAATCTTTTTTGTTTTTAGATAAATGTTCCCTGAGATTTACAGCACGAACAAACAAATTGAACAAATCCTCAGGAATTTTAGTATATAATTGATTTTCCTTCATGATCTGAGTTATACTCTTTCCAGTAGCTCTCTTAACAAGCGGTACTCCAAACTGATCCCTCAATATCATACCTATCTCGGAAGAAGATTTGCCCTCCTTCGCATATTTTATAACTAATTTTTCAATCTCCTGCTTCTTGTATCTAACCCATTTTGGGACAGTCTTGCCTACAGGTCTTTTTGAACCGGCCTTTCCCTTTTTTCTGGCGTGAATTCTTGCCATTTAATCACTCTTTAATTCCCTAATTAACCACACAAATATCAAACTTATTGTGGAGATAAAAGTCAAAAAAGCTCCCAACATGGCCAATATGGCAGAAATCCCTTTTGGATTTAAAATACTTAAACCTATTCCCAAGGAAAGGATAACTCCCCCGGAAAGTATTGAAAGTATTGCAAAACCCTCTGCTCTATCTATTTTGCTCTTACTTTTAAGGT
This window encodes:
- a CDS encoding 30S ribosomal protein S15 is translated as MARIHARKKGKAGSKRPVGKTVPKWVRYKKQEIEKLVIKYAKEGKSSSEIGMILRDQFGVPLVKRATGKSITQIMKENQLYTKIPEDLFNLFVRAVNLREHLSKNKKDYTSKRGLELLESKIRRLGKYYVRKGVLPEDWVYDPEKAKLLIQQK
- a CDS encoding site-2 protease family protein gives rise to the protein MDFESLSIFAFFLLIISILLIDRKNIEFGLVIIRRTKKGRKWIKKIAENNEKFFNIFANISVFIAIILSIFGFFYLLKGTGVRLLLPKIIPGEVSEGAKKVAFFIPLWYWVIGLFVIIVPHELFHGFLFSIEKIRIKSTGFLLFLIFPGGFVEPDEKQFKKSSPRKRMRVASVGSIANMCVSIVFILLLLLWNFIGSMLFDENGVNFERTIPETPAYQGNLTGTILEINDRPIKNSLDLSIVLGEIKPGDVVRIKTTTGEFELKSVENPENSSKGFIGISGIYTNLELKEKYNFLSFGGKFLGVYLWFSELFQWLIILSLSIAVANLLPFLPFDGGVMWNAIFEEISKNKDLSRKMILVLSSITYLLVLLNLFGIEKVVNFIQSLF
- a CDS encoding DNA-directed RNA polymerase subunit D, yielding MKVDILRKSDEIIEFEIEGLTSGLAAELRRIMLSEIPTMAIEWVDFHKNDSVLWDEIIANRLGLIPLVFDPKLYSMKEDCKCSGKGCSNCQVTLVLKKKGPCIVYSGDLVSSDKNVKPVFDRIPIVELKDGQELEFEATAELGRGKDHAKWQGAIVGYEASEKKYKFYVETACGLKAEDIVKISFEVLKNKLNEFTEDLTKLK